The Aquiluna sp. KACHI24 genome contains a region encoding:
- a CDS encoding L-lactate dehydrogenase — protein sequence MAKISVVGAGAVGASTAYALMIQGIAREVVLYDIDHAKARAEVLDLAHGSPFTPATELSGGSDISQTAGSDLVIITAGAKQKPGQSRLDLAGVNVSILNSLIPDLLVNSPDAILMLVTNPCDVLAVVAQRISGLPSSRVFSSGTVLDTSRLRWMLSKRLGVAASSVHAYILGEHGDSEFSLWSQTRIGAIPLSNWDLGNGKALSEEELGNIAFEVKNAAYQVIEGKGATNYAIGLSAARIASAILGDENAVLTVSSVLSDYMGISGVALSVPSIVNRSGVSRVLEFPMSVQEREKFEKSAAAVANSLSSLGF from the coding sequence ATGGCAAAGATTTCTGTTGTAGGAGCGGGTGCAGTTGGAGCGTCCACCGCTTATGCGCTCATGATTCAAGGCATTGCCCGTGAGGTGGTGCTCTATGACATCGATCATGCCAAGGCCCGAGCCGAGGTACTGGATCTTGCCCATGGTTCACCGTTCACGCCCGCTACTGAGCTAAGCGGCGGCTCGGACATCTCTCAAACCGCCGGTAGCGACTTGGTCATCATCACTGCCGGGGCCAAGCAGAAACCAGGTCAGTCAAGACTTGACCTAGCAGGGGTCAACGTTTCGATTCTCAATTCCCTAATCCCTGACCTGCTTGTCAACTCTCCCGACGCTATTTTGATGCTGGTCACCAATCCCTGTGACGTTCTGGCGGTTGTGGCTCAGAGGATCTCCGGACTTCCCTCAAGCCGAGTTTTCTCCTCGGGTACGGTGCTAGACACATCCAGATTGCGCTGGATGCTTTCGAAGCGATTGGGTGTTGCCGCGAGCTCGGTGCACGCCTACATCCTGGGAGAGCACGGAGATAGCGAATTCTCTCTTTGGTCTCAGACCAGAATCGGAGCAATTCCGCTCTCAAATTGGGACCTCGGAAATGGCAAGGCGCTATCTGAGGAAGAGCTGGGGAACATCGCATTTGAGGTGAAGAACGCGGCTTACCAAGTCATTGAGGGTAAGGGCGCCACCAACTACGCAATTGGATTGTCAGCGGCCCGCATCGCCTCAGCCATCCTTGGTGATGAAAACGCGGTGCTGACAGTGAGCTCAGTTTTATCCGACTACATGGGCATTTCCGGCGTCGCACTCTCGGTGCCTTCAATCGTCAATCGCTCAGGTGTCTCCCGCGTCCTCGAGTTCCCAATGTCGGTGCAAGAGCGTGAGAAATTTGAGAAATCGGCCGCTGCGGTGGCGAACTCGCTATCCAGTCTTGGGTTTTAG
- a CDS encoding methylenetetrahydrofolate reductase: protein MATVPFSFEVYPPRSPDAAPALFEAIDKLSALGPRFISVTFGAGGSDTKNSIDVLGYILKKKIGALAHLTCAGTSRSSVESLIDAFQAAGVRDFLALRGDLPAGEVELPVDSLNTAAELVAILRSRSTGGSVAVAAFPNGHPESGSQRADIDALLAKEQAGADYAITQLFFYASDYFNFVDLARSRGVTIPILPGIMPLTSASRLERVLELTGETRPAELAEQLAVPDSKQRVEAGIAWAADLVAQLVAGGAPGIHLYAFNEHERVTEVLRRANLI from the coding sequence TTGGCCACGGTTCCATTTTCATTTGAGGTCTACCCGCCTCGTTCGCCTGACGCTGCACCTGCGCTATTTGAGGCAATCGACAAGCTCAGTGCACTTGGCCCCCGATTTATCTCGGTAACCTTTGGAGCCGGCGGCTCCGACACCAAAAATTCCATCGATGTTCTTGGCTACATTCTCAAAAAGAAAATCGGAGCCCTGGCTCACCTAACCTGCGCTGGGACCAGCAGAAGCAGCGTCGAGTCTTTGATTGATGCATTCCAGGCAGCCGGGGTGAGAGACTTCTTGGCACTTCGAGGGGACCTGCCGGCCGGTGAGGTTGAATTACCCGTTGATTCTCTCAATACTGCCGCCGAGTTGGTTGCGATTTTGAGATCGAGATCAACTGGTGGCTCGGTTGCGGTTGCTGCATTTCCAAATGGTCACCCCGAGTCCGGATCCCAGCGAGCTGACATCGACGCACTATTGGCAAAAGAGCAAGCTGGAGCTGACTATGCCATCACCCAGTTGTTTTTCTATGCGAGCGACTATTTCAACTTCGTCGATCTTGCTCGATCCAGGGGTGTGACCATCCCGATTCTGCCTGGGATAATGCCGCTTACCTCGGCAAGCCGACTGGAGAGAGTGCTCGAGCTCACCGGAGAGACTCGCCCAGCTGAGCTCGCTGAGCAGCTAGCGGTTCCAGATTCCAAGCAGCGCGTTGAGGCTGGTATCGCATGGGCAGCTGATCTCGTGGCTCAACTCGTAGCCGGTGGTGCACCGGGAATCCACCTATATGCCTTCAACGAACACGA